From Burkholderia savannae, a single genomic window includes:
- a CDS encoding sulfurtransferase: MPHTHYTTLISADNLAERIAAAPGSVLVFDCRFDLADTDLGEQAYAAGHIPGAHYLHLDRDLSGAKTGTNGRHPLPARDALVDTLKAHGLRQNQQVVAYDAQGSMYAARLWWLLRWLGHDSVAVLDGGLQAWQSAGHAVSQDTPQRSTGDFRAAAPLATVVDAQAVLANLSTKDRLVIDARAADRYRGENETIDRVGGHIPGALNRFFKDNLTADGRFKSGHELREAFNPLLGSTPSNKVILQCGSGVTACHNALAMEIAGLHDPALYAGSWSEWSADPSRPVATGANP, translated from the coding sequence ATGCCACACACTCACTACACCACGCTCATCTCGGCCGACAATCTCGCCGAACGCATCGCGGCCGCGCCGGGCAGCGTGCTCGTATTTGATTGCCGCTTCGATCTCGCCGATACCGACCTGGGCGAGCAAGCGTACGCGGCCGGCCACATTCCCGGTGCGCACTATCTGCATCTCGACCGCGACCTGTCCGGCGCGAAAACCGGCACGAACGGCCGTCACCCGCTGCCCGCGCGCGATGCGCTCGTCGACACGCTGAAGGCGCACGGGCTCAGGCAGAATCAGCAGGTCGTCGCATACGACGCGCAAGGCAGCATGTACGCGGCGCGCCTGTGGTGGCTGCTGCGCTGGCTCGGCCACGATTCCGTCGCGGTGCTCGACGGCGGCCTGCAAGCGTGGCAATCGGCGGGCCACGCGGTGTCGCAGGACACGCCGCAACGATCGACGGGCGATTTCCGCGCGGCCGCGCCGCTCGCGACGGTCGTCGACGCGCAGGCAGTGCTCGCGAATCTCTCGACGAAAGACCGCCTCGTGATCGACGCGCGCGCCGCCGACCGCTATCGCGGCGAGAACGAAACGATCGATCGCGTCGGCGGGCACATCCCCGGCGCGCTCAATCGCTTCTTCAAGGACAACCTGACGGCGGACGGCCGCTTCAAGAGCGGCCACGAACTGCGCGAGGCCTTCAATCCGCTGCTCGGCTCGACGCCGTCGAACAAGGTGATCCTGCAATGCGGCTCCGGCGTCACCGCATGCCACAATGCGCTCGCGATGGAGATCGCCGGCCTGCACGACCCGGCGCTTTATGCGGGCTCGTGGAGCGAGTGGAGCGCCGATCCGTCCCGCCCTGTCGCGACCGGCGCGAATCCGTAA